A genomic segment from Halomonas sp. TA22 encodes:
- a CDS encoding YifB family Mg chelatase-like AAA ATPase, with translation MTLAIINTRAGVGLEAPNVAVEVHLANGLPGLTLVGLPETAVKESRERVRSALVNAGFEFPNTRRITLNLAPADLPKEGGRFDLPIALGILVASGQIPGVALAQVECLGELALDGKLRQVPGVLPMALATRRAGRRLIVPRGNADEAALAGGLEVLPAEHLLDVVAHLLGQTPIVPHRLAEPPTLLDTHMDLGEVRGQHQARRALEVAAAGGHNLLFAGPPGTGKTMLASRLPGILPPLTDDEALQVAAIRSVSGLPLREDWGRRPFRSPHHTASAVALVGGGSRPRPGEISLAHHGVLFLDELPEFSRSVLEVMREPMESGTISISRANHQRRYPARFQLVAAMNPCPCGHLGDPRKRCSCSPAQIQRYQARLSGPLLDRIDLQVEVPALPPEQLTSQQAGESSSVVRERVLAARAIQARRGALNAHLPGRELESACALDSATRTWLASVLERLNLSARAYHRVLRVALTLADLAGEAQPGRAHLMEAIGYRQLDRMLKSA, from the coding sequence GACGGCGGTGAAGGAGAGCCGCGAACGGGTGCGCAGCGCCCTGGTCAATGCTGGTTTCGAATTTCCCAATACCCGCCGCATCACCCTCAATCTGGCTCCCGCCGACCTGCCCAAGGAGGGCGGGCGGTTCGACTTGCCGATCGCGCTGGGCATTCTGGTGGCCTCGGGTCAGATCCCCGGCGTGGCGCTCGCGCAGGTCGAGTGCCTGGGTGAGCTCGCCCTCGATGGCAAGCTGCGTCAGGTGCCGGGGGTATTGCCGATGGCACTGGCGACACGGCGCGCCGGTCGGCGCCTGATCGTACCCCGTGGCAACGCCGATGAAGCCGCTCTGGCCGGCGGCCTTGAGGTGCTCCCCGCCGAGCATCTACTCGATGTCGTGGCTCACCTGCTGGGGCAGACACCGATCGTGCCCCACCGCCTGGCCGAGCCCCCCACGCTGCTGGATACTCACATGGACCTTGGCGAGGTGCGGGGCCAGCATCAGGCGCGTCGAGCGCTGGAGGTCGCCGCTGCAGGCGGGCACAACCTGCTGTTTGCCGGCCCTCCCGGCACCGGCAAGACCATGCTGGCTAGCCGTCTGCCGGGCATCCTGCCTCCGCTGACCGACGATGAAGCCCTGCAGGTCGCAGCAATCCGCTCGGTGAGCGGTCTGCCGCTGCGCGAGGATTGGGGGCGCCGGCCGTTTCGCTCCCCCCACCATACCGCCAGCGCGGTAGCCCTGGTCGGGGGTGGCTCCAGGCCGCGCCCCGGCGAGATCTCGTTGGCCCACCATGGCGTGCTATTCCTCGACGAGCTGCCCGAATTCAGCCGCAGCGTGCTGGAGGTGATGCGTGAGCCCATGGAGTCGGGAACGATCTCCATCTCCCGGGCCAACCATCAGCGGCGTTATCCGGCGCGCTTCCAGCTCGTGGCGGCAATGAATCCTTGTCCCTGCGGCCACCTTGGCGATCCGCGCAAGCGCTGCAGCTGCTCTCCGGCGCAGATCCAGCGCTACCAGGCGCGGCTCTCGGGGCCACTGCTCGACCGTATTGACCTGCAGGTGGAAGTGCCGGCGCTGCCGCCTGAGCAGCTCACCTCACAGCAGGCCGGTGAAAGCTCTTCGGTAGTGCGTGAGCGGGTGCTGGCGGCGCGGGCAATACAGGCCCGGCGCGGTGCTCTTAACGCTCATCTGCCGGGGCGGGAACTGGAAAGTGCCTGTGCTCTAGACTCCGCCACCCGAACCTGGCTGGCCAGCGTGCTGGAGCGTCTGAACCTCTCGGCGCGCGCCTACCATCGTGTGCTTCGGGTGGCACTCACGCTTGCCGACCTGGCCGGCGAAGCTCAGCCCGGGCGGGCGCATCTGATGGAAGCGATCGGCTATCGCCAGCTCGATCGCATGCTCAAGTCGGCATAG